Proteins found in one Homalodisca vitripennis isolate AUS2020 chromosome 4, UT_GWSS_2.1, whole genome shotgun sequence genomic segment:
- the LOC124359759 gene encoding mushroom body large-type Kenyon cell-specific protein 1 isoform X1: MAECSYARCVLERRAIRKSLQSWTKTMVHIVGLERVAEELMGRRKWRQYQKLVLSHEEDYSMEAKDWEPSDKCNLCPEHGDQPPPPHTDTSLPRPPSEESASSASASADDSGDRYPARVPAMTTLESVASSMAASLAAVAALSQGKPPVAAALYPPPPGLFPWYLAAPEPKPSPPVPEQPLDLSKSSSRSPEPIVETPPSHQHLVPSSPSLKVPAALNRLYNLFDSRAKPRLSAVAGRRTYTEDELQAALRDIQSGKLGTRRAAVIYGIPRSTLRNKVYKLAMERERDSHLVLAASPDHVAAKARALLGEKDDDDLQDDEDDKDSGAEEEREVEKALMRPIISIEDFMRLSSESAGFPGTDSLRTLLQHGSKYLAEKKEDGSSSPPVYPVFPSPGSADLWNGLDHAALGPYINRLLNANPIVHPNHFAMTGNRHSPTERSPTDSPGDFVPKLPHLELVRRMIIEDRLAQEEQQKKEKQFLNGSRLGEPGPSSSIFQEDEHSGSGTPPNVILKIPSFKPMSKNGIPGETSGFPLGVKIGESSQHSVISPPISTGRSESSSPPSMGKGINVSLKDVISKSIIQKYQQSADLHHLSHTPPGLEHFRRADFSQPLGCSPPITRNHNNNHLDERKMHVPTSKPQISGSNTSTTTGGKGTRPKRGKYRNYDRDSLVEAVRAVQRGEMSVHRAGSYYGVPHSTLEYKVKERHLMRPRKREPKSVQEEIKLKEDPIVSRIPPPVDKSKLLPPTKPPKTPFTPPSTLPTGPNGLKMSPMFDPSLPYSAAPPFPFWPPNPFPHLPMDYPRNPNFPPTPDHFFASQMIQRLQEDSARMPHSPPPTLGKTERELAETLYDGTGANGSFLDGIIRSSLESGLPKNKDGELKRPEQMSNKALLDQLCRNSRMTPVPKAETSSSDDEKTAQKRPCEDTPSAHLEEVKEEVNKEVSEERDPSPRPEQKIEPESEEKPDDSNLKTDNVDESACDSNHTIKRVKLEEET, from the exons CGGCCGCCATCAGAAGAAAGTGCCAGTAGTGCCAGTGCCAGTGCCGACGACAGCGGCGATCGCTACCCCGCCAGGGTACCAGCCATGACTACCCTGGAGTCTGTGGCCTCCTCCATGGCAGCAAGTCTTGCCGCGGTTGCTGCGCTGTCTCAGGGCAAGCCGCCAGTCGCCGCGGCTCTCTACCCTCCACCGCCAGGACTGTTCCCGTGGTACCTGGCCGCCCCTGAGCCCAAGCCCAGTCCACCGGTGCCCGAGCAGCCCCTGGACCTCAGCAAGAGCTCCAGCAGGTCTCCCGAGCCGATAGTTGAGACCCCACCCTCCCACCAACACTTGGTGCCCTCCTCCCCTTCGCTCAAAGTGCCGGCCGCACTCAACAGGCTctacaa TTTGTTTGATTCCAGAGCGAAGCCGAGGCTGAGTGCGGTGGCCGGGCGGAGGACGTACACTGAGGATGAGCTTCAGGCAGCACTCCGAGACATCCAGAGCGGTAAACTGGGAACCCGGCGAGCAGCTGTCATCTACGGCATCCCACGATCCACGCTACGCAACAAGGTGTACAAGCTGGCGATGGAGCGAGAGAGAGATTCGCACCTGGTGCTGGCGGCCAGCCCGGACCACGTGGCTGCCAAGGCGAGAGCTCTCCTGGGAGAGAAGGACGATGACGACCTGCAGGACGACGAAGATGATAAGGACTCTGGGGCAGAAGAGGAGCGTGAGGTAGAGAAGGCACTGATGAGGCCGATCATTTCCATAGAGGACTTTATGAGGTTGTCCAGTGAGAGTGCGGGATTTCCCGGTACCGATTCTTTAAGAACACTTTTGCAGCACGGGAGTAAGTATTTAGCCGAGAAGAAGGAAGACGGATCTTCCTCTCCACCGGTTTATCCTGTGTTTCCTTCCCCTGGATCCGCGGACCTGTGGAACGGTTTGGATCACGCCGCTCTAGGCCCATATATCAATCGGCTGCTCAATGCtaaccctatagtacaccctaaCCATTTTGCTATGACCGGTAACCGACACTCTCCTACAGAAAGAAGTCCTACGGACTCGCCTGGTGACTTTGTGCCAAAACTACCACATCTAGAATTAGTACGGAGGATGATAATCGAGGACAGGTTGGCCCAAGAAGAGCAACAGAAGAAGGAGAAACAATTTTTGAACGGTTCTCGCCTGGGAGAACCGGGACCCTCTTCTAGTATTTTCCAGGAAGACGAACATTCGGGTTCAGGAACACCGCCGAATGTGATACTGAAAATTCCGTCCTTCAAACCCATGTCTAAAAACGGAATTCCAGGAGAAACCTCAGGTTTCCCTTTAGGTGTGAAAATAGGGGAATCTAGTCAGCATTCGGTGATTTCTCCTCCGATCAGTACGGGAAGGAGTGAATCTTCTTCACCACCATCGATGGGCAAAGGCATCAACGTCAGTTTAAAAGACGTCATATCCAAGAGCATCATTCAGAAATATCAACAGTCAGCGGACCTGCATCATCTCTCCCACACGCCTCCAGGTCTAGAGCATTTCAGACGAGCGGACTTCTCCCAGCCTCTCGGATGCAGCCCTCCTATCACGAGGAACCATAACAACAACCACTTAGATGAGAGAAAGATGCATGTGCCCACATCCAAGCCTCAGATTAGTGGAAGTAACACGTCTACTACAACTGGTGGAAAGGGAACGAGACCTAAACGAGGAAAATATAGGAACTACGACAGAGACAGCTTAGTTGAGGCGGTAAGAGCCGTTCAAAGGGGGGAAATGAGTGTTCACCGAGCGGGATCTTACTACGGAGTACCTCATTCCACCTTAGAGTATAAAGTGAAGGAAAGGCATCTGATGAGGCCTCGTAAAAGAGAGCCGAAGTCAGTCCAAGAGGAGATTAAACTCAAAGAGGATCCTATCGTTTCCAGAATTCCACCACCAGTGGATAAGAGCAAGCTATTACCCCCTACAAAACCACCAAAAACTCCATTCACACCTCCATCTACTCTCCCAACAGGTCCCAACGGCCTGAAAATGTCTCCTATGTTTGATCCCTCGCTTCCTTACAGTGCAGCTCCACCTTTTCCCTTCTGGCCACCTAATCCGTTCCCTCATTTACCGATGGACTATCCCAGAAATCCAAATTTCCCACCAACACCGGACCATTTCTTTGCATCCCAGATGATACAACGCTTGCAAGAGGATTCTGCAAGGATGCCGCACAGTCCACCGCCTACTCTCGGCAAGACGGAGCGAGAGCTGGCGGAGACCCTGTATGACGGCACCGGCGCCAACGGCAGCTTTTTGGACGGAATCATTCGGTCCAGTTTGGAGTCTGGGTTACCAAAAAATAAAGATGGCGAGTTGAAGCGGCCCGAGCAGATGTCTAATAAGGCTCTTCTGGACCAACTGTGTCGAAACAGTCGGATGACTCCGGTCCCGAAGGCGGAGACGAGTAGCTCTGACGACGAGAAGACGGCTCAGAAAAGGCCTTGCGAGGATACACCCTCGGCACACCTCGAGGAGGTGAAAGAAGAAGTGAACAAAGAGGTGTCCGAGGAGCGTGATCCTTCCCCCCGACCGGAACAAAAAATAGAACCCGAATCTGAGGAAAAACCAGACGATTCTAACCTAAAAACTGACAATGTCGATGAAAGTGCCTGTGATAGTAACCATACGATAAAAAGAGTGAAGTTAGAAGAAGAGACATAG
- the LOC124359759 gene encoding mushroom body large-type Kenyon cell-specific protein 1 isoform X2, producing MAECSYARCVLERRAIRKSLQSWTKTMVHIVGLERVAEELMGRRKWRQYQKLVLSHEEDYSMEAKDWEPSDKCNLCPEHGDQPPPPHTDTSLPRPPSEESASSASASADDSGDRYPARVPAMTTLESVASSMAASLAAVAALSQGKPPVAAALYPPPPGLFPWYLAAPEPKPSPPVPEQPLDLSKSSSRSPEPIVETPPSHQHLVPSSPSLKVPAALNRLYKAKPRLSAVAGRRTYTEDELQAALRDIQSGKLGTRRAAVIYGIPRSTLRNKVYKLAMERERDSHLVLAASPDHVAAKARALLGEKDDDDLQDDEDDKDSGAEEEREVEKALMRPIISIEDFMRLSSESAGFPGTDSLRTLLQHGSKYLAEKKEDGSSSPPVYPVFPSPGSADLWNGLDHAALGPYINRLLNANPIVHPNHFAMTGNRHSPTERSPTDSPGDFVPKLPHLELVRRMIIEDRLAQEEQQKKEKQFLNGSRLGEPGPSSSIFQEDEHSGSGTPPNVILKIPSFKPMSKNGIPGETSGFPLGVKIGESSQHSVISPPISTGRSESSSPPSMGKGINVSLKDVISKSIIQKYQQSADLHHLSHTPPGLEHFRRADFSQPLGCSPPITRNHNNNHLDERKMHVPTSKPQISGSNTSTTTGGKGTRPKRGKYRNYDRDSLVEAVRAVQRGEMSVHRAGSYYGVPHSTLEYKVKERHLMRPRKREPKSVQEEIKLKEDPIVSRIPPPVDKSKLLPPTKPPKTPFTPPSTLPTGPNGLKMSPMFDPSLPYSAAPPFPFWPPNPFPHLPMDYPRNPNFPPTPDHFFASQMIQRLQEDSARMPHSPPPTLGKTERELAETLYDGTGANGSFLDGIIRSSLESGLPKNKDGELKRPEQMSNKALLDQLCRNSRMTPVPKAETSSSDDEKTAQKRPCEDTPSAHLEEVKEEVNKEVSEERDPSPRPEQKIEPESEEKPDDSNLKTDNVDESACDSNHTIKRVKLEEET from the exons CGGCCGCCATCAGAAGAAAGTGCCAGTAGTGCCAGTGCCAGTGCCGACGACAGCGGCGATCGCTACCCCGCCAGGGTACCAGCCATGACTACCCTGGAGTCTGTGGCCTCCTCCATGGCAGCAAGTCTTGCCGCGGTTGCTGCGCTGTCTCAGGGCAAGCCGCCAGTCGCCGCGGCTCTCTACCCTCCACCGCCAGGACTGTTCCCGTGGTACCTGGCCGCCCCTGAGCCCAAGCCCAGTCCACCGGTGCCCGAGCAGCCCCTGGACCTCAGCAAGAGCTCCAGCAGGTCTCCCGAGCCGATAGTTGAGACCCCACCCTCCCACCAACACTTGGTGCCCTCCTCCCCTTCGCTCAAAGTGCCGGCCGCACTCAACAGGCTctacaa AGCGAAGCCGAGGCTGAGTGCGGTGGCCGGGCGGAGGACGTACACTGAGGATGAGCTTCAGGCAGCACTCCGAGACATCCAGAGCGGTAAACTGGGAACCCGGCGAGCAGCTGTCATCTACGGCATCCCACGATCCACGCTACGCAACAAGGTGTACAAGCTGGCGATGGAGCGAGAGAGAGATTCGCACCTGGTGCTGGCGGCCAGCCCGGACCACGTGGCTGCCAAGGCGAGAGCTCTCCTGGGAGAGAAGGACGATGACGACCTGCAGGACGACGAAGATGATAAGGACTCTGGGGCAGAAGAGGAGCGTGAGGTAGAGAAGGCACTGATGAGGCCGATCATTTCCATAGAGGACTTTATGAGGTTGTCCAGTGAGAGTGCGGGATTTCCCGGTACCGATTCTTTAAGAACACTTTTGCAGCACGGGAGTAAGTATTTAGCCGAGAAGAAGGAAGACGGATCTTCCTCTCCACCGGTTTATCCTGTGTTTCCTTCCCCTGGATCCGCGGACCTGTGGAACGGTTTGGATCACGCCGCTCTAGGCCCATATATCAATCGGCTGCTCAATGCtaaccctatagtacaccctaaCCATTTTGCTATGACCGGTAACCGACACTCTCCTACAGAAAGAAGTCCTACGGACTCGCCTGGTGACTTTGTGCCAAAACTACCACATCTAGAATTAGTACGGAGGATGATAATCGAGGACAGGTTGGCCCAAGAAGAGCAACAGAAGAAGGAGAAACAATTTTTGAACGGTTCTCGCCTGGGAGAACCGGGACCCTCTTCTAGTATTTTCCAGGAAGACGAACATTCGGGTTCAGGAACACCGCCGAATGTGATACTGAAAATTCCGTCCTTCAAACCCATGTCTAAAAACGGAATTCCAGGAGAAACCTCAGGTTTCCCTTTAGGTGTGAAAATAGGGGAATCTAGTCAGCATTCGGTGATTTCTCCTCCGATCAGTACGGGAAGGAGTGAATCTTCTTCACCACCATCGATGGGCAAAGGCATCAACGTCAGTTTAAAAGACGTCATATCCAAGAGCATCATTCAGAAATATCAACAGTCAGCGGACCTGCATCATCTCTCCCACACGCCTCCAGGTCTAGAGCATTTCAGACGAGCGGACTTCTCCCAGCCTCTCGGATGCAGCCCTCCTATCACGAGGAACCATAACAACAACCACTTAGATGAGAGAAAGATGCATGTGCCCACATCCAAGCCTCAGATTAGTGGAAGTAACACGTCTACTACAACTGGTGGAAAGGGAACGAGACCTAAACGAGGAAAATATAGGAACTACGACAGAGACAGCTTAGTTGAGGCGGTAAGAGCCGTTCAAAGGGGGGAAATGAGTGTTCACCGAGCGGGATCTTACTACGGAGTACCTCATTCCACCTTAGAGTATAAAGTGAAGGAAAGGCATCTGATGAGGCCTCGTAAAAGAGAGCCGAAGTCAGTCCAAGAGGAGATTAAACTCAAAGAGGATCCTATCGTTTCCAGAATTCCACCACCAGTGGATAAGAGCAAGCTATTACCCCCTACAAAACCACCAAAAACTCCATTCACACCTCCATCTACTCTCCCAACAGGTCCCAACGGCCTGAAAATGTCTCCTATGTTTGATCCCTCGCTTCCTTACAGTGCAGCTCCACCTTTTCCCTTCTGGCCACCTAATCCGTTCCCTCATTTACCGATGGACTATCCCAGAAATCCAAATTTCCCACCAACACCGGACCATTTCTTTGCATCCCAGATGATACAACGCTTGCAAGAGGATTCTGCAAGGATGCCGCACAGTCCACCGCCTACTCTCGGCAAGACGGAGCGAGAGCTGGCGGAGACCCTGTATGACGGCACCGGCGCCAACGGCAGCTTTTTGGACGGAATCATTCGGTCCAGTTTGGAGTCTGGGTTACCAAAAAATAAAGATGGCGAGTTGAAGCGGCCCGAGCAGATGTCTAATAAGGCTCTTCTGGACCAACTGTGTCGAAACAGTCGGATGACTCCGGTCCCGAAGGCGGAGACGAGTAGCTCTGACGACGAGAAGACGGCTCAGAAAAGGCCTTGCGAGGATACACCCTCGGCACACCTCGAGGAGGTGAAAGAAGAAGTGAACAAAGAGGTGTCCGAGGAGCGTGATCCTTCCCCCCGACCGGAACAAAAAATAGAACCCGAATCTGAGGAAAAACCAGACGATTCTAACCTAAAAACTGACAATGTCGATGAAAGTGCCTGTGATAGTAACCATACGATAAAAAGAGTGAAGTTAGAAGAAGAGACATAG
- the LOC124359759 gene encoding mushroom body large-type Kenyon cell-specific protein 1 isoform X3 encodes MGRRKWRQYQKLVLSHEEDYSMEAKDWEPSDKCNLCPEHGDQPPPPHTDTSLPRPPSEESASSASASADDSGDRYPARVPAMTTLESVASSMAASLAAVAALSQGKPPVAAALYPPPPGLFPWYLAAPEPKPSPPVPEQPLDLSKSSSRSPEPIVETPPSHQHLVPSSPSLKVPAALNRLYNLFDSRAKPRLSAVAGRRTYTEDELQAALRDIQSGKLGTRRAAVIYGIPRSTLRNKVYKLAMERERDSHLVLAASPDHVAAKARALLGEKDDDDLQDDEDDKDSGAEEEREVEKALMRPIISIEDFMRLSSESAGFPGTDSLRTLLQHGSKYLAEKKEDGSSSPPVYPVFPSPGSADLWNGLDHAALGPYINRLLNANPIVHPNHFAMTGNRHSPTERSPTDSPGDFVPKLPHLELVRRMIIEDRLAQEEQQKKEKQFLNGSRLGEPGPSSSIFQEDEHSGSGTPPNVILKIPSFKPMSKNGIPGETSGFPLGVKIGESSQHSVISPPISTGRSESSSPPSMGKGINVSLKDVISKSIIQKYQQSADLHHLSHTPPGLEHFRRADFSQPLGCSPPITRNHNNNHLDERKMHVPTSKPQISGSNTSTTTGGKGTRPKRGKYRNYDRDSLVEAVRAVQRGEMSVHRAGSYYGVPHSTLEYKVKERHLMRPRKREPKSVQEEIKLKEDPIVSRIPPPVDKSKLLPPTKPPKTPFTPPSTLPTGPNGLKMSPMFDPSLPYSAAPPFPFWPPNPFPHLPMDYPRNPNFPPTPDHFFASQMIQRLQEDSARMPHSPPPTLGKTERELAETLYDGTGANGSFLDGIIRSSLESGLPKNKDGELKRPEQMSNKALLDQLCRNSRMTPVPKAETSSSDDEKTAQKRPCEDTPSAHLEEVKEEVNKEVSEERDPSPRPEQKIEPESEEKPDDSNLKTDNVDESACDSNHTIKRVKLEEET; translated from the exons CGGCCGCCATCAGAAGAAAGTGCCAGTAGTGCCAGTGCCAGTGCCGACGACAGCGGCGATCGCTACCCCGCCAGGGTACCAGCCATGACTACCCTGGAGTCTGTGGCCTCCTCCATGGCAGCAAGTCTTGCCGCGGTTGCTGCGCTGTCTCAGGGCAAGCCGCCAGTCGCCGCGGCTCTCTACCCTCCACCGCCAGGACTGTTCCCGTGGTACCTGGCCGCCCCTGAGCCCAAGCCCAGTCCACCGGTGCCCGAGCAGCCCCTGGACCTCAGCAAGAGCTCCAGCAGGTCTCCCGAGCCGATAGTTGAGACCCCACCCTCCCACCAACACTTGGTGCCCTCCTCCCCTTCGCTCAAAGTGCCGGCCGCACTCAACAGGCTctacaa TTTGTTTGATTCCAGAGCGAAGCCGAGGCTGAGTGCGGTGGCCGGGCGGAGGACGTACACTGAGGATGAGCTTCAGGCAGCACTCCGAGACATCCAGAGCGGTAAACTGGGAACCCGGCGAGCAGCTGTCATCTACGGCATCCCACGATCCACGCTACGCAACAAGGTGTACAAGCTGGCGATGGAGCGAGAGAGAGATTCGCACCTGGTGCTGGCGGCCAGCCCGGACCACGTGGCTGCCAAGGCGAGAGCTCTCCTGGGAGAGAAGGACGATGACGACCTGCAGGACGACGAAGATGATAAGGACTCTGGGGCAGAAGAGGAGCGTGAGGTAGAGAAGGCACTGATGAGGCCGATCATTTCCATAGAGGACTTTATGAGGTTGTCCAGTGAGAGTGCGGGATTTCCCGGTACCGATTCTTTAAGAACACTTTTGCAGCACGGGAGTAAGTATTTAGCCGAGAAGAAGGAAGACGGATCTTCCTCTCCACCGGTTTATCCTGTGTTTCCTTCCCCTGGATCCGCGGACCTGTGGAACGGTTTGGATCACGCCGCTCTAGGCCCATATATCAATCGGCTGCTCAATGCtaaccctatagtacaccctaaCCATTTTGCTATGACCGGTAACCGACACTCTCCTACAGAAAGAAGTCCTACGGACTCGCCTGGTGACTTTGTGCCAAAACTACCACATCTAGAATTAGTACGGAGGATGATAATCGAGGACAGGTTGGCCCAAGAAGAGCAACAGAAGAAGGAGAAACAATTTTTGAACGGTTCTCGCCTGGGAGAACCGGGACCCTCTTCTAGTATTTTCCAGGAAGACGAACATTCGGGTTCAGGAACACCGCCGAATGTGATACTGAAAATTCCGTCCTTCAAACCCATGTCTAAAAACGGAATTCCAGGAGAAACCTCAGGTTTCCCTTTAGGTGTGAAAATAGGGGAATCTAGTCAGCATTCGGTGATTTCTCCTCCGATCAGTACGGGAAGGAGTGAATCTTCTTCACCACCATCGATGGGCAAAGGCATCAACGTCAGTTTAAAAGACGTCATATCCAAGAGCATCATTCAGAAATATCAACAGTCAGCGGACCTGCATCATCTCTCCCACACGCCTCCAGGTCTAGAGCATTTCAGACGAGCGGACTTCTCCCAGCCTCTCGGATGCAGCCCTCCTATCACGAGGAACCATAACAACAACCACTTAGATGAGAGAAAGATGCATGTGCCCACATCCAAGCCTCAGATTAGTGGAAGTAACACGTCTACTACAACTGGTGGAAAGGGAACGAGACCTAAACGAGGAAAATATAGGAACTACGACAGAGACAGCTTAGTTGAGGCGGTAAGAGCCGTTCAAAGGGGGGAAATGAGTGTTCACCGAGCGGGATCTTACTACGGAGTACCTCATTCCACCTTAGAGTATAAAGTGAAGGAAAGGCATCTGATGAGGCCTCGTAAAAGAGAGCCGAAGTCAGTCCAAGAGGAGATTAAACTCAAAGAGGATCCTATCGTTTCCAGAATTCCACCACCAGTGGATAAGAGCAAGCTATTACCCCCTACAAAACCACCAAAAACTCCATTCACACCTCCATCTACTCTCCCAACAGGTCCCAACGGCCTGAAAATGTCTCCTATGTTTGATCCCTCGCTTCCTTACAGTGCAGCTCCACCTTTTCCCTTCTGGCCACCTAATCCGTTCCCTCATTTACCGATGGACTATCCCAGAAATCCAAATTTCCCACCAACACCGGACCATTTCTTTGCATCCCAGATGATACAACGCTTGCAAGAGGATTCTGCAAGGATGCCGCACAGTCCACCGCCTACTCTCGGCAAGACGGAGCGAGAGCTGGCGGAGACCCTGTATGACGGCACCGGCGCCAACGGCAGCTTTTTGGACGGAATCATTCGGTCCAGTTTGGAGTCTGGGTTACCAAAAAATAAAGATGGCGAGTTGAAGCGGCCCGAGCAGATGTCTAATAAGGCTCTTCTGGACCAACTGTGTCGAAACAGTCGGATGACTCCGGTCCCGAAGGCGGAGACGAGTAGCTCTGACGACGAGAAGACGGCTCAGAAAAGGCCTTGCGAGGATACACCCTCGGCACACCTCGAGGAGGTGAAAGAAGAAGTGAACAAAGAGGTGTCCGAGGAGCGTGATCCTTCCCCCCGACCGGAACAAAAAATAGAACCCGAATCTGAGGAAAAACCAGACGATTCTAACCTAAAAACTGACAATGTCGATGAAAGTGCCTGTGATAGTAACCATACGATAAAAAGAGTGAAGTTAGAAGAAGAGACATAG